From Pan troglodytes isolate AG18354 chromosome 9, NHGRI_mPanTro3-v2.0_pri, whole genome shotgun sequence, the proteins below share one genomic window:
- the LOC740517 gene encoding olfactory receptor 5T3: MDKLSSGLDIYRNPLKNKTEVTMFILTGFTDDFELQVFLFLLFLAIYLFTLIGNLGLVVLVIEDSWLHNPMYYFLSVLSFLDACYSTVVTPKMLVNFLAKNKSISFIGCATQMFLFVTFGTTECFLLAAMAYDRYVAIYNPLLYSVSMSPRVYVPLITASYVAGILHATIHTVATFSLSFCGSNEIRHAFCDMPPLLAISFSDTHINQLLLFYFVGSIEIVTILIVLISCGFILLAILKMHSAKGRQKVFSTCGSHLTGVTIYHGTILVSYMRPSSSYASDHDIIVSIFYTIVIPMLNPIIYSLRNKEVKKAVKKMLKLVYK, translated from the coding sequence ATGGACAAGTTGTCATCAGGTTTGGATATATACAGGAATCCACTGAAGAACAAGACTGAAGTCACCATGTTTATATTGACAGGCTTCACAGATGATTTTGAGCTGCAAGTCTTCctatttttactatttcttgCAATCTATCTCTTTACCTTGATAGGCAATTTAGGGCTGGTTGTGTTGGTCATTGAGGATTCCTGGCTCCACAACCCCATGTACTATTTTCTTAGTGTTTTATCATTCTTGGATGCTTGCTATTCTACAGTTGTCACTCCAAAAATGTTGGTCAATTTCCTGGCAAAAAATAAATCCATTTCATTTATCGGATGTGCAACACAGATGtttctttttgttacttttgGAACTACAGAATGTTTTCTCTTGGCTGCAATGGCTTATGATCGCTATGTAGCCATCTACAACCCTCTCCTGTATTCAGTGAGCATGTCACCCAGAGTCTATGTGCCACTCATTACTGCTTCCTACGTTGCTGGCATTTTACATGCTACTATACATACAGTGGCTACATTTAGCCTGTCCTTCTGTGGATCCAATGAAATTAGGCATGCCTTTTGTGATATGCCTCCTCTccttgctatttctttttctgacaCTCACATAAACCAGCTTCTACTCTTCTACTTTGTGGGTTCTATTGAGATAGTCACTATCCTGATTGTCCTCATCTCCTGTGGTTTCATTCTGTTGGCCATTCTGAAGATGCATTCTGCTAAGGGAAGGCAAAAGGTGTTCTCTACATGTGGCTCTCACCTAACTGGAGTGACAATTTATCATGGAACAATTCTCGTCAGTTATATGAGACCAAGTTCCAGCTATGCTTCAGACCATGACATCATAGTGTCAATATTTTACACAATTGTGATTCCCATGTTGAATCCCATCATCTATAGTTTGAGgaacaaagaagtaaaaaaggcagtgaagaaaatgttgaaattggtttacaaatga